CAAAACCGGCACCCTGACCGAGGGCCGTTTCGGGGTTTCTGACATTGTCAGTTTTGGCAGCCTTTCTGAAGAAGAAATTCTAACGCTTGCAGCCGGACTGGAAAGCCGGTCTGAACATTCCATTGCCAAAGGCATTGTCGGGGCGGCAAAAGACCGCAATATTGACATCCCTGATCCTGAAAATTTTGAAGCCATTCCGGGAAAAGGTGCCAAGGCAAAAGTGGCAGGCCAAAAAAATCAAAATGGTCAGCCCGGGTTTTTTAAAGGAACATGATCTGGCTGTGGAAAAAAGCCACCAGAACAAACTGGATCAACTGGCAGATGAAGGAAAGACACTGGTGTATCTTCTGAAAGATGATCAGATCGAAGCGGCACTGGCTTTGGAGGATGTGATTCGCGAATCGGCAAAAAAAGCCGTGTCCGGATTACAAAACATGGGCATCAAGGTAATGATGCTCACAGGCGATTCTGCGGCAGTGGCAAAAACCGTTGCAGACCAGTTGAATCTGGATGATTACATGGCGGAAATTCTGCCTGATGAAAAATCGGACCAGATCAAAAAGATCCGGCAGAAAAATAAGCGGGTGGCCATGGTGGGAGACGGGGTAAACGATGCCCCGGCCCTGGCTGAAGCAGATGTGGGCATTGCCATCGGCGCAGGCACGGATGTGGCCATGGAGGCCGCCGATATCGTGCTGGTGCACTCGGATCCCCGGGATGTCACCGCAGTGATCAAACTGTCAAAGGCAACCTACCGGAAAATGGTGCAGAACCTCTGGTGGGCAGCCGGTTACAATGCCGTTGCCATTCCCCTGGCAGCAGGGGTTTTATACCCGTTTTATCAATTTTTGCTGCCACCGGCGGCAGGCGCTGTTGTGATGTCCCTTTCCACGGTCATTGTGGCGGTCAATGCCAAACTGCTGTCCACGTGATGGTAAAATTTTAAACAAAAGGAGAAAAAAAATGAAAAAAACAATCGCAACGATCGTTCTTCTGCTGGCAGCAATGGTTTGCATACCGATGCTTCAGCAAACCGTTTCCGCCCATTGCCAGATACCCTGCGGTATTTATGATGATAATGCCCGGATTCACTCAATGCTTGAAGATGCGGCAACTGTTGAAAAATCGATAAAAATGATAAATGCGCTTTCTGAAAAATCCGATGCCCAATCCCAGAACCAGCTGGTCCGCTGGGTGATGAACAAGGAAAACCATGCCCAGAAAATCATCACCACGATCAGCGACTATTTTCTGACCCAACGGGTCAAATCGTCCCAGGCAGACTACAAAAAACGACTGGTCGATCATCATGCCGTGATTGTTTCGGCAATGAAAGCCAAGCAGAATGCCGAGATGTCATATGTCAAAACCCTGGTCACAGACATTAAAACACTGTTACAGTATTACAGCGACGATGACCACTAAAAAGAACGCTTCAACCGCCAAAAAAAGAGAGTATTTATGCTGCAACTACAAAATGTTACTTTCACCGTTCCTGCTCTGGATACCGGCGAACAGAAAACGCCGTCCGGGCAGACAA
Above is a window of Desulfotignum balticum DSM 7044 DNA encoding:
- a CDS encoding HAD-IC family P-type ATPase, producing MVSPGFLKEHDLAVEKSHQNKLDQLADEGKTLVYLLKDDQIEAALALEDVIRESAKKAVSGLQNMGIKVMMLTGDSAAVAKTVADQLNLDDYMAEILPDEKSDQIKKIRQKNKRVAMVGDGVNDAPALAEADVGIAIGAGTDVAMEAADIVLVHSDPRDVTAVIKLSKATYRKMVQNLWWAAGYNAVAIPLAAGVLYPFYQFLLPPAAGAVVMSLSTVIVAVNAKLLST
- a CDS encoding superoxide dismutase [Ni], producing the protein MKKTIATIVLLLAAMVCIPMLQQTVSAHCQIPCGIYDDNARIHSMLEDAATVEKSIKMINALSEKSDAQSQNQLVRWVMNKENHAQKIITTISDYFLTQRVKSSQADYKKRLVDHHAVIVSAMKAKQNAEMSYVKTLVTDIKTLLQYYSDDDH